Proteins from one Dehalococcoidia bacterium genomic window:
- a CDS encoding SDR family oxidoreductase, whose translation MSARRHAPTSSGSVVNVSSFVALVGCTVPQDAYTASKGAVLALTKSLAVQFGPQRVRVNAICPGPILTPMLVELFPSEEEKMKRLNRIPMCRFGLPEDIAYAALYLASDESSWTTGTEMVVDGGITVNYF comes from the coding sequence ATCTCGGCGCGGCGACACGCTCCAACATCAAGCGGTTCTGTCGTCAACGTCTCGTCGTTCGTCGCGCTCGTCGGCTGCACGGTGCCGCAGGACGCGTACACGGCGAGCAAGGGCGCCGTGCTCGCACTCACCAAGTCGCTCGCCGTGCAGTTCGGCCCGCAGCGCGTGCGCGTCAACGCGATCTGCCCCGGCCCGATCCTGACGCCGATGCTCGTCGAGCTGTTTCCGAGCGAGGAGGAGAAGATGAAGCGCCTCAACCGCATCCCGATGTGCCGCTTCGGCCTGCCGGAGGACATCGCCTACGCGGCGCTCTACCTGGCGTCCGACGAGTCGTCGTGGACGACGGGCACGGAGATGGTCGTCGACGGCGGCATCACGGTGAATTACTTTTGA